The following DNA comes from Pomacea canaliculata isolate SZHN2017 linkage group LG10, ASM307304v1, whole genome shotgun sequence.
TGCACTCACCTGATGGTTTACTTGAACCTGTACTTCTCTCATCTGtaacaaccacacacaaaagCCTACAGAGTGGGTGTGGTAAAAGAAAGCTACACGAGGCAAAAAGCAACGTGTATACCAAGCAGCTACCACACTTTACAAGCTGGGCGAGCATGGTACATTCCAGGGCAGTTGAAGGATGCCTTTGTTATAGGTAAGATTCATTCTGTAGAAATGAGACTGTTACATTAAAACCTTTAGTTTAGTTAgattattccttgttactcctcgaggagcatagggcggCAACAACACCTTATTTTCTTGCAAATGGCTTCCTGAAATGCTCTTATTAATGCTTTTGTTACTATTCCTACCATGTAGTCCATGAATACTCAGCATATATACTGATCATCATGAGATCAACTAAAGGTTTTAtctatttaaaataacaaacaatttCCCCTAAGTTTTAGGGGTGCTCTTATTTaacttgtttatttaactctttcatttttttggtgACTGTTTCTGGGTGTGTAGTCCAAGTTGCATAAACCCAGTCTACTATAGAATTATTTTGCCCAGGACAGAGATAAGTGtaactgcaaaaatatttttttctcttttaaatatttaaccaTGTTTTCAAGATTGGTTGTAAGATTGAGTTCCTGCCAGCTCCAACTTTAAGCTGATACTCTTATTGTATGGAGGGGTTTTAACAGTGTGTAAATGATAATTAGGCCTTTTTGAATAGGAATATGTGGTGGAGTGCTCTGGCAAAGAACAAGGTGCCAAGAAATCATGAAGTTTAGATATGTCCTGGGTTGAGTTTGTAGCTGGATTCTTTTTACAAGGTAAGCATTCCTGGGCATACAGCCCTCTTGTCTTCTGAATGATGCAACTTCTTTCCAAATTATAAGAAGGATCCCAGAAAGAGTTGcatttatttcttactttttacaattttcattaaGGTGTTATTGGTATACGTTGTTACATGGAGATCATGGATTATGGGTTCATAAATTCTTGAATAATGGGGGGCCTGCTAGCAGGGCAAGGACAAGTTTGGGCAAGCTTGTTGTAATATAGATTTATTTGTTAACTCAATATACACGGATCTTGTTTTTAATAGCGTTGGGTGACTTGGGTCATCTGATCCAATAAGTACCAGAGTTTGTGCAAGATATAGTCATCTGGCCTCAACATTTTTACCGATGCGCATAAGAAATAACATTAAGATTCATGATGACtagttattgttgtttttttaactaacTCAATCTTAACATAATGAAATGCCAATTTTAATAGGGCCTGAGCATTTACTGCTACCCAATAGTTAAACTTTCCACTGTTTTGAAGCTTTTCCTCTCAGGaatcatttattgttttaacGATGGAGCTTTGAATTCAAAATGAACTCATTTAtgactatttcttttattttgactgTGGATTGGTTGATGTCCACCTTGCGCTCTTGCATGTCTGACGTTGATGACAGATTGTACAATTCCAGAATTGACTGGAGGTCATttcagtggtgtaggaagatgctcagctttgtgGGAGGCAAATTTTGTGCTGACAGTGAATGatattcacattcttgtctcaGTACCTTTGTTGAGGAGGCAGCTGCCCTGCCCCCACTCTCCCctgttcctacgccactgcattttgtttgtgtgtattttgaaTGTGTACAAAGGGGTCCTTTGGAAATGGGACAATCACCGGCAGCGCAAGAGTAATTTGATCACCAGATGCGTTTGGACAATCCTCTTCTGGTGCACGCTGAAAggtgaaggaaggaaagagcgTAGATGTGCCAGTGTACAACTTTGCGACACATGCTCGGGACCCGCACATGGTGTGTATGCCAAGGCTTCTTGTCAAATTTCATTAACTCACCATAGAGTTGATTCACTTTTGATGGAGAAAGTAATGATCAAAGTTTCCCGCATTTTTCGGCCCTAACTCTTTTCTATAATTACCTGTGTTCATGAGTATGTGCTgcagtgtgaatgtgagtgtttGGGCACTTCTTTGATGCAGCACTTTGTCATGTAAGTTagtcatcagtttttgttttttttatagtgtATAGACTTAAGAGGTTGACATGAAGGTTTGGGTCAATTCTTTTGCAGAAACCAATTTATGGGGCCAACGTTGTGGTTTTTGGGGCATAATGGATTTAAGCAAAGAATTGCTCAAGGTGAGGGTATAGGAGTAAGAAGCAAAAAAGTATTGGAGCTATGATTGTTTGATATGAGAGTAGTTTGTGAGCACAAAGTCTTAGTAGTCCTGCAGCAGAATTTGTTAGTCCACGCAATGGATGAGAAACAATTGATGAACTACATTAAGTTAGAGGAAATTTAGAGTAAGATATTTCGCTACTTGCTTCCAAATTATAGTTTCAGGTGTGTACGGTGTATGATGTGAAACTAATGTAAATGCATGTTATTGTTGTGTGTTCCTTGCAGTGATGGTCTGAAAGTGTTGTTTGACACTGACTAGATGTGGTTAGTCGCCGTCTGACGCGTGACATCGGTGAAAGAGGCCGTGAAATGGAAGGGTGTTTTGAAGCAATACAATTTGTGAAACGTCTTGAACATTATAGAGCCAACAATCGACATATGCAGATATCTTGTGTCGTGGAGGGACAATGAGTGGCATACAATTTGATTGTCTTGCATGTGGCATTCAATGCTTGCGGTGAGTGGGTTGGAAAAGGTATAGGATGTTTGAGCCTGGTTTTTTGGCTAAATTTTGGCACTCTTACAAATAATGATGGCTGTTATAAGCATTCTGCATTTGTTATTTGGTGTACAGTTCATTATTACAGTTTTCTTGTTTGAGTAATTAATTGAtaacatttgtttaatttattaaaggAAAGTGATGCAGTTTGTAGAACAAATTGAAGTAAACTAGTTTTTGCTTGGATTCCAATTCTTTTTAATATGGCATTGTTGTGTTTTAGCTGTGGTTCAAACTGCAAGTGGCTCTGAGAGGCATCGTTCAAATTCCAAAATTGTGCATATTGAGAAGCCCGCAGGTATGGGATCATTTATACGTAATTGTTGAACCACGGGTGATTCTCTTCTACCTCCAAAAGTTGAtggtttttgtttgatttgctCTTCTGCTTCCATTCAGGTGAGCCATTTTTGATGTTGTGAAGcgtgtttttggggtttttaagttttgtttctttttcgtGGTTGCTGGATGACAAAAGTTTGGCAGTTTATTAGTGTGGTATATGGGTAAGAGTATGGTAATGGTTATTATAATTGAACCGTTTAGAAGGGGTTGAGCGAGTTCAGGATTTTCCTTTAGTTGACCAGACTGTATTGCGGAAATGACTGGGGGACCTCAGGGTTTGCTACACTGGCAAGAATTTATAACAGTAAGGTAAGAGATTGTATGTTCTGAAGTCTGTTATTAGaacaattgtttcttttttgttttgatttaatAGTGCTGATTTTAGTTTTCAAGAATGatacataaaatgtttagacagattttatgtgtgcatgtaggTTCTTGCTGCTAGGTTTTTTACGAGTGGTTTGTCAGTGACTGTTCTTTGTCTGTATTTATAAGTGTGTCTGCTGCTGTAGATCTATTGTTCATGACAGTTATTTGTGACGATTGCAGGATGTGTTACTTTGTGCGGGAGGATGGCGGCATTCGGGAAGTGTGTAGTTAGTATTGGCAGATCTGTAGACAATGGACAGCAGGAGAACTGAGGGTGAGTNNNNNNNNNNNNNNNNNNNNNNNNNNNNNNNNNNNNNNNNNNNNNNNNNNNNNNNNNNNNNNNNNNNNNNNNNNNNNNNNNNNNNNNNNNNNNNNNNNNNCATCTATCCAATAAGTACCGAGTTTGTGCAAAGAATATAGTCATCTGCGTCGAACATTTTACCGATGCGCATAAAGAAATCAACTTAATGATCTCATGATAGATCATAGTtacttgttgtttttttaactaacTCAATCCTAACATAATGAAATGCCAATTTTAATAGGGCCTGAGCATTTACTGCTAACCAATAGTTAAACTTTCCACTGTTTGGAAGCTTTTCCTCTCAGGaatcatttattgttttaacGATGGAGCTTATGAATTCATAAATGAACTCAATTTTATgttacatatttcttttatttctgacatgTCAGGATTGAGTTGATGTCCACTTGCAGCTCTTGCACTGTCAGTGACACGGTATGACGATTATGTTACATGTACCAGAATTACTGGAGTTCATTCGAGTGTTTAGGAAGATGCGCCTTATTGGAGGAAATTTTGTTGACGATGATATTCACATTTTGTTCATCACCTTGTGAGAGGCATCCCGCCCACTCTCCCCTgtcctacgccactgcatttttttgtgtacttttgaaACTATTCCAGTTTGAATAGCAACACATCACCCAGCACCCGCACGAGTACATTTTTCACCCAGATGCTTTGACATCCTCTTCTTTCCACGCGCAAAgctgaaggaagaaaagatcATAATGCCGTGTACAACTTTCGACACGATGCTCGACCCCACATGGTTGGTAGCCAAGTTCTTGTCAAATTCATTACTCACCATAATGATTTACACTTGTGATGAAAGAACAGTATGAATCATCAAGTTCCCACATTTTTCAGCCCCTAACTCTTTTCTATAATTACCTGTGTTCATGAGTATGTGCTgcagtgtgaatgtgagtgtatggGCACTTCTTTGATGCAGCACTTTGTCATGTAAGTTagtcatcagtttttgttttttttatagtgtATAGACTTAAGAGGTTGACATGAAGGTTTGGGTCAATTCTTttgcagaaaacaatttatGGGGCCAACGTTGTGGTTTTTGAGGGCATCATGGCATTTACCAGCAAAGAATTGCTCAAGGTGAGGTTATCAGGAGtaagaagcaaaacaaagtaTTGGATGACTAATAGACTTGTTTGATATGAGAGTACTTTGTGAGGCACACAACAGTCCTGTAGTAGTCCTGCACGCAGAATTTGTTAGTCCAACAGCAATGGATGAGAACCAATATGATGAACTACACATAAGCTAGAAAGGAGATTATAGATTAAGATATTTCCCATACTTGCTCCAAAATTAAGTGTTCAGTGTTGTACGGTGTATGAATGTGAAACTAATAGTACAAATGCATGTTATTGTTGTGTGTTCCTTGCAGCTGATGGATCTGAAAGTGTTTGTTGACACTGACTCAGATGTGCGCTTAGCTCGCCGTCTGCGCCGTGACATCAGTGAAAGAGGCCGTGAACTGGAAGGTGTTTTGAAGCAATACAACACCTTTGTGAAACCCTCTTTTGAACATTACATAGAGCCAACAATGACATATGCAGATATCATTGTGCCTCGTGGAGGAGACAATGACGTGGCCATCAATTTGATTGTCTTGCATGTGCATACTCAACTGCTTGCGGTGAGTGGTTGGAAAAAGGATATGAGGATGTTTGACCTGGTTTTGCTAAATTTTGGCAACTCTCACAAAAAATATGATGGCTGTTATACCATTCTgcatttgttcatttgtgtaCAGGTTCATTTAAAGTTTCTTGTTTGAGTAATTACATTAATAAAcatattgtttaatttattaaagaGAAAGTAGAATGCAGTTGTAGAACAAATTGAGTAAACTAGTTTTGCTTGGCCTTCCATTCTTTTTAATATGCATGTGTTGTGATTTTAGCGTGGCTTCAAACTACGCAACCAGCTGGCCTCTGCAGAGCATCGCTTCCAACCACTTCCAAACACTTTGTGCATACTTGAGAAGACCCCGCAGGTACATGGGATCCACACATTTATACGTAATGTTGAAACCAGCCGGGATGAGTTCATCTTCTACTCCAAACGTCTGATGCGTCTTTTGTTTGAATTTGCTCTTTCAATGCTTCCATTCAGGGTGAGCCCCAATTTTTGATGTTGTGAAGGTAGTTggtttcagttttgtttctttctctggttGCTGGGATGACAAGACAGTTGCAGTTTATAGTGTGGTATAGGGTAAAGAGTATGGTTAATGGTATAACTTATAATTGAACAGTTTTAAGAAGGGGTTGAGGCGAGTTCAGGAGTTTTCTTTAGTTCTGACCAGACTGTAATTTGCAGGAAATGACTGTGGAGACACCTCAGGGTATTGACTACACTGGCAAGAAAATTTCTAACATCAAGGTAAGAAGATGATGTTCTGAAGTACCTGTCTATAGCAGAAAATCTGTttccttttattgttttgattaaaATAGCTGCCCtgattttaagttttcaaaGAATGATACAACTAAAAATGTATTAGCACAGATTTTCATGTGTGCCTGTATTCCTTGCTGCCTAGGTTTTTACGATGTGCCGTTTGTCAGCTAGACTGTTCCATTTCGTCAATGGCTCATTTATTAAGTATGTCTGCACTGCCTGTAGAATCATCAAAGTTGTTCATGACAGTTATTTGTGACAGATTGCAGGTGTGTCCATACTTCGTGCAGGGGAGACAATGGAACAGGCACTTCGGGAAGTGTGTAAAGATGTCAGTATTGGCAAGATCCTCATTCAGACTAACCTGGACACAGGAGAACCTGAGGTGAGTTTTTGTGTTCCACCCATGAAGTTAATTGAGTAGCAAGACTGAGATTAACTCTTGCGAGGAGGTTAATTACTGGTGGTCATTTCTCAATCTTGGTGAGAACAGAGAGGTGGCTGACAGATTTGAACTTTGCAAAATGTGTTGCAGAAAGCATGGGAATCATTAAtgtaggatttttttctgtttctgttacTATGCAGTCTTGTGCAAAATATccatctattttattattttaaaaaaggccCTTTAGATACAAAATTAGCAAGAAGGTGCAGCCTAGCACAGTCCACAAACTTTCTAGtttcaaataaatgtgtacatgtaaaTCTAGGATTGTGGCAGTTACATTTTCACTTGATTCCTCTTTATATGTTGTTAACACTGTaattcccactttttttttctgatgctgCTTGTTACCTTTGTCTCAGTAGTTTTTACAATATCACTGCATCATCATGGCTTTCTGTGTGCACTTTTGTCTGCTCATCTCTAGTGTTTCACTCTGCAGCTCAGcaactttattttacattcagAGTCCTGATGTTGATGTCTAcataaaatcagaaaatatgatataatttatctatatttagtattttgtaatatattgTATGCCATTTGTGTGGGCTCCATGGCCTACCATAAAAGTATTTTGTAGTTGTATTCATTGTGTTTTAGGAGTTTAAAAGGTATTTGTCCTTTCATTCAATAGCTACACTATTTGCGACTACCGAAGAACATAAAGGAGTATCATATCTTTCTCCACGATGCAACCGTAGCAACAGGAGCTGCTGCTATGATGGCCATCCGTGTCCTGCTGGATCATGATGTTCCTGAGAGCAGCATCACACTCTGCTCATTGTTGATGGCAGAATCAGGTGAAAAAGAGCTTTGTTAATGAGTTGGGCAGTATGGATCAATGATAATTTGAGATTATTGAATGTTGTTCTGTTACTTTTTTCCCATTCCATATTTTTTCACATCCAAACTGGAGTCACGAAGTAGCTCTTCAGAGAGACTTGTGTTATTTTGCCATACTTTTAGAAGTAGTCATTGcttgttataaataaaaatctagCTGGAAATGGAAGTGGCTTGTAAAGCTATATTAGGGAACCTATATATTAAAAGAGCATATAGGTTATACATAATGCAGAAACTTACATGTTTTATACATCTGTGGGTATATAcctgtacataaatatttttataagacAAATACCTTAAGCTTATGTGATTGTGTCAGGGGTACACTCTGTGGCCTATGCTTTCCCCAAAGTGAAGATTGTGACAACTGCTGTGGACAAAGAGGTCAATGAGAAATTCCACATCCTGCCTGGCATAGGTTAGTGCTTTGGCTagtttatggattttttttcttttgaaggaaGAATTTTGAAGGTTGATGCGCACTAGAACTGGTTGCATGTAAATATGAATGTTATACGatttttagagtttttttttttcaaacaaaagttacagtttacaatatttctttcatcacaTCTTTAAAATCATTAAGAGCATTGTCACCTTCTGTCATTGCAGGTAATTTTGGTGATCGATTCTTTGGTACTGATCTGACAGAAAACTAGCAGTGGTGTCAGGGCCATATCTGGCTTGTACAGTGGCCTGCCTTACAGTGGAAATCTAGAAGCATTTATTAGTACCGGTGCAAGAAATGGAGTACaaatgtgtgagagacagtgagtttgaaCAAGTGTTGTTAAacattgtctttaattttattggcTTGGGTACTTGTTTCACTTGGTGAAAatgattatgtttgtgtgtcattTCTTAAATGTATAGTGAAGGTTGAGTGCTGCTGTTGTGAGCTCAGAGGTCTGTCATGTACCCTATGTCCCCtaaaatatgcatgcatgtgtttcaaatacatttcatgtataataaaacaaatcatgcaATGAAACATTCCACAACATGCATTGGAAATTGTGCTAAAAACTTgaagtgttttaaaattgtatgaTATGTTAGTGCTCCTGTTTGctggtatttgtttttatgtcagaTGTCTGTGGATTTAAAAACTCTACCATTATTTTGCATTGTGCATGCATCATGTTTAAAACCTGCACATTAAATCCTTTGCATGCACATTTTAATGGGGACCTGTGTGCTTGGATGGACATCTGAGCTGATAGCATATCTCTCCTGCCAGTAAAGGCAAAAGatgagatttattttattaagtaatttttttctgaaatggcagtttgttgtttttttttacttgatttcCCCAATCAGCCTTGCCTACCAGACTccacatttacatttttttctcaggttTTATATGTACCTTATATAAGCAGGGACAAGGATGTTTCTGATCCTGGTTTGTAACTCATGTTCATCACCAAGAAGCCATGGAAACTGCAAGGGGATATGTGTTCTTTCTTGCCATTTAGAAAACGGATTCAGAATATTTCATTCTGGTACCTGGTATATGTGTTGATAGCTCTAGTTAAGacctttgttctttttctgtctatAAAGATCCATAGTTTACTTTAAGCTTCAGATTATATCATACAATAATAGATAAGCTGTGTGAGTAGGTCACAGTTCCTGACCTCGCTAAATGGTCcaggtcacacacacaaaaaaaacattttgaaacaagAGTGTCAGCTTAACTCAAAAGGAGTCACTTCATAGACCATTGTTATAAATGTCTGTGCGAGTGCTAAGGCAGTTCAGGAAAACTAGTCAATATTTTATTCTCCATTGCTAAAGGTAGACTAAAGGATGTAACTGAGGATGTTGCTTGAGGAATTATCTTTATGTAGTTATTTTTCTGGGCATTGTTTAGTTGGTTGTTTCCTggcaattatttaaaattttctagTCCTATAGTGACTACATATCGAAAATGGTGTGTCAGAGATAAAAGGTTTCATGTCGATCCTAAGCTAAAAGGCCCCCATAAACCTTATGCATATGCATAACTTATTTCTGTGTTTAGATTCCTTATGGATCATCTCATTGTTTTAACAAAGAAACTGGATTTTTGGCATTGGTAAGATTTGTGATAATATTATCCAGTTTGGTGTAGTAGCCTAC
Coding sequences within:
- the LOC112573843 gene encoding uridine-cytidine kinase-like 1 yields the protein MKTIYGANVVVFEGIMAFTSKELLKLMDLKVFVDTDSDVRLARRLRRDISERGRELEGVLKQYNTFVKPSFEHYIEPTMTYADIIVPRGGDNDVAINLIVLHVHTQLLARGFKLRNQLASAEHRFQPLPNTLCILEKTPQVHGIHTFIRNVETSRDEFIFYSKRLMRLLFEFALSMLPFREMTVETPQGIDYTGKKISNIKIAGVSILRAGETMEQALREVCKDVSIGKILIQTNLDTGEPELHYLRLPKNIKEYHIFLHDATVATGAAAMMAIRVLLDHDVPESSITLCSLLMAESGVHSVAYAFPKVKIVTTAVDKEVNEKFHILPGIGNFGDRFFGTDLTEN